From Spirosoma aerolatum, one genomic window encodes:
- a CDS encoding glycoside hydrolase family 130 protein, which yields MSVKAIRTGIVLQPDPTRVLFRPFELGSTTRTLKIIARVGSMTDDEAEQKLDEVIREFGGRHYKLERFLLQRFEQIKPQLLTDEPLTEDRKLLLGAYFTMEYSLESAALFNPSMVWHPDQTNVPPGYKRFILSLRATGEGHVSSISFRMGYIDEAGKIILRKPSRYVTSPDMVPNHLFNRTVFERKLYELRLENSIQEKMMAGLGDEFSLAELEAQIKRVSSQYRYNAEYETIASGLLALAKSNYEIHFEEDQSLDERCIFPNSPNETNGIEDARFVQFTDDNGEVTYYATYTAYNGKVTFPQLLETKDFTHFSVSTLNGAEVSNKGMALFPRKVNGKYAMISRQDGENIYLMYSDDLYFWQTKDILLKPTYSWEYVQLGNCGSPIETEDGWLVLSHGVGPMRKYAIGAFLLDLNDPSKVIGRTAEPILSPDENEREGYVPNVVYSCGGLINNEDLIIPYAMADYASSFATVNVKELLAELKGESTLKPVEKQEEMANK from the coding sequence ATGAGTGTAAAAGCTATTCGAACCGGGATTGTGCTGCAACCCGATCCGACGCGGGTATTATTTCGTCCGTTTGAATTGGGGAGTACAACCCGTACGCTGAAAATCATCGCCCGCGTGGGCAGTATGACCGATGATGAAGCTGAGCAGAAACTTGATGAAGTAATCCGGGAGTTTGGCGGCCGTCATTATAAACTAGAGCGATTTCTGTTGCAGCGGTTTGAGCAGATCAAGCCGCAGCTTCTGACGGATGAACCTCTGACTGAAGACCGTAAACTGCTTCTGGGTGCTTATTTTACGATGGAATATTCACTCGAATCGGCAGCGTTGTTCAATCCATCGATGGTATGGCACCCTGATCAGACGAACGTTCCACCGGGGTATAAGCGATTTATTTTAAGTCTGCGGGCAACGGGCGAAGGCCACGTTTCATCCATTTCGTTCCGAATGGGCTACATTGATGAGGCTGGCAAAATCATCCTGCGCAAGCCATCGCGTTATGTTACTTCTCCCGATATGGTGCCCAATCACCTGTTCAACCGGACTGTGTTTGAACGCAAATTGTATGAGTTGCGGCTGGAAAACAGTATCCAGGAGAAAATGATGGCTGGCCTCGGTGATGAATTTAGCCTGGCCGAACTAGAAGCACAAATAAAGCGAGTGTCTTCGCAATATCGGTATAATGCAGAATATGAAACCATTGCCAGTGGTTTGTTAGCCCTGGCCAAGTCGAACTATGAGATCCATTTTGAGGAAGATCAAAGCCTGGATGAACGGTGCATTTTCCCAAACTCGCCCAACGAAACCAACGGAATTGAGGATGCCCGGTTCGTTCAGTTTACAGACGATAACGGCGAGGTAACCTACTATGCCACCTACACTGCCTATAACGGGAAAGTGACTTTTCCGCAATTACTGGAAACTAAAGATTTTACCCATTTCAGTGTTAGTACGCTCAACGGTGCCGAAGTGTCGAATAAGGGGATGGCGCTCTTTCCACGTAAAGTGAATGGAAAGTACGCCATGATTTCGCGTCAGGATGGCGAAAACATCTATCTGATGTACTCCGATGATCTGTATTTCTGGCAAACGAAAGACATTCTCCTTAAGCCAACCTATAGCTGGGAGTATGTACAGTTGGGTAACTGTGGATCGCCCATTGAAACCGAAGATGGCTGGCTGGTTTTGAGTCACGGGGTAGGTCCCATGCGGAAATATGCCATTGGCGCTTTCCTGCTTGATCTGAACGACCCCAGCAAAGTGATTGGCCGTACGGCGGAGCCAATCCTTAGCCCTGATGAGAATGAACGCGAAGGCTACGTTCCTAATGTAGTTTACAGTTGCGGAGGACTCATTAACAACGAAGACCTAATCATTCCATACGCCATGGCAGACTATGCCAGTAGTTTTGCAACAGTGAATGTAAAAGAATTATTAGCTGAGCTGAAAGGAGAAAGTACGCTAAAACCCGTAGAAAAGCAGGAAGAAATGGCCAATAAATAA
- a CDS encoding glycosyltransferase family 4 protein: protein MTTLTGYTQLSDQHEQAELWKHQPKNVAFIGDYLPRQCGIATFTSDLFASYNSFIPESRPIVISVNDTPDGYAYPSEVRYDFYQQDQEAYRKAAEFLNSKDVDVVCLQHEYGIFGGSAGNYILTLLRNLTMPIITTFHTILKDPNEEQLLVLKSIADLSSRVICMSEKGRDFLINIYEIPADKIDLIPHGIPNMPFVDPHFYKDKFGMEGKQTLLTFGLLSPNKGIENVIRALPRIVAQHPNVVYMVLGATHPHLLKHEGESYRDSLKKLAADLGVRDHIRFYNQFVELEDLLEYLGSADIYITPYLNPAQITSGTLSYAFGCGKAVVSTPYWHAEELLDDGRGVLVPFGDSEAIADQIINLLTDEPVRHAMRKKGYMMGREMIWERAIQMYANSFAKARQERMSTINSQVPYTMGANTSAAFKLPPVRLDHLYRLTDSTGIVQHARHHLPFYEEGYCSDDNARALILAQMLLEGGINDPKLARTADNYCAFINHAYNHEYKRFRNFMSYDRRWLEEFGSDDSTGRTIWALGTCIGRSSDRNTISWAIPLLENVLPSVVQMTSPRAWAFALLGIYEYQKKFNDDRMVKTIQRQLLDKLTFRYTETATEDWPWFENTLSYDNAVLAQALIRSGEENLMTIGLNSLRWLIGLQTAKSGHFQPIGSNGFFTKGQPRAYFDQQPLEAQSTVSACLAAFDVTDNDEWHRTAIRVFKWFLGLNDLGLSLYDQQTGGCRDGLHIDRANQNQGAESTLSYLIALADLQMVQKKARAVKPVNVAMPVLMNG, encoded by the coding sequence ATGACTACTCTTACAGGCTATACCCAACTGTCCGATCAACACGAACAAGCAGAACTTTGGAAACACCAACCCAAAAATGTTGCCTTCATTGGTGACTATCTGCCCCGGCAGTGCGGCATCGCTACGTTTACATCTGATTTATTTGCTTCATACAACTCATTTATTCCTGAATCCAGACCTATAGTTATATCGGTTAACGATACGCCCGACGGTTACGCTTACCCAAGTGAAGTACGGTACGATTTCTATCAGCAGGACCAGGAAGCTTACCGGAAAGCTGCCGAGTTTTTGAACTCGAAAGATGTTGATGTGGTCTGTCTCCAGCATGAATATGGTATTTTCGGAGGCTCGGCCGGAAACTATATTCTGACCTTGCTACGGAATCTGACCATGCCAATCATAACCACATTCCACACGATTCTGAAAGATCCCAATGAAGAACAGTTGCTCGTGCTGAAAAGCATTGCCGATTTATCGTCGCGGGTGATTTGCATGTCTGAAAAAGGGCGGGATTTTCTGATTAATATTTACGAGATACCAGCCGATAAAATTGACCTGATTCCGCATGGTATTCCGAACATGCCCTTCGTTGATCCACATTTTTACAAGGATAAATTTGGCATGGAAGGCAAGCAGACGTTGTTAACGTTCGGGTTGCTTTCGCCCAATAAAGGGATTGAAAATGTGATTCGGGCGTTACCCCGTATTGTCGCACAGCATCCCAATGTGGTGTATATGGTACTTGGAGCCACGCATCCACATTTGCTCAAACATGAAGGGGAGAGCTATCGGGATAGCCTGAAAAAATTAGCCGCCGATCTGGGGGTTCGGGATCACATCCGGTTCTACAATCAATTTGTTGAGTTAGAGGATTTGCTGGAATACCTTGGTTCGGCTGATATATACATAACTCCCTATCTGAATCCGGCTCAGATTACGTCTGGTACACTGTCATACGCGTTTGGGTGTGGGAAAGCTGTCGTGTCGACACCCTACTGGCATGCTGAAGAACTTCTGGATGACGGACGAGGGGTGTTAGTGCCTTTTGGCGATTCAGAAGCGATTGCCGATCAGATTATCAATCTGCTTACGGATGAGCCCGTACGTCATGCCATGCGTAAAAAAGGCTATATGATGGGCCGGGAAATGATCTGGGAGCGGGCCATTCAGATGTATGCGAACTCGTTTGCCAAAGCGCGCCAGGAACGTATGAGTACTATCAACAGTCAGGTGCCTTACACGATGGGGGCCAACACCAGCGCAGCATTCAAACTGCCTCCGGTTCGGCTCGATCATCTGTACCGCCTGACCGATTCAACTGGTATCGTTCAGCACGCTCGCCATCATCTGCCCTTTTATGAAGAGGGCTATTGTTCCGACGATAATGCCCGAGCCCTTATCCTGGCGCAGATGCTACTGGAGGGTGGAATAAATGACCCTAAACTGGCTCGGACGGCTGATAACTATTGTGCATTCATCAATCATGCCTATAACCACGAGTATAAGCGTTTCCGTAACTTTATGAGTTATGATCGGCGCTGGCTCGAAGAATTTGGATCAGATGATAGCACGGGTCGAACCATTTGGGCGCTGGGTACCTGCATTGGCCGGTCGTCGGACCGGAACACTATTTCCTGGGCTATCCCGTTGTTAGAGAATGTACTGCCAAGTGTCGTTCAGATGACCTCCCCCCGAGCCTGGGCATTTGCATTGCTGGGTATTTACGAGTACCAAAAGAAATTTAACGACGACCGTATGGTCAAAACCATTCAACGGCAACTACTCGATAAACTGACATTCCGGTATACTGAAACCGCCACGGAAGATTGGCCCTGGTTTGAGAATACACTATCGTACGACAATGCCGTGCTGGCACAGGCGCTTATTCGGTCGGGCGAAGAAAACCTGATGACCATTGGTTTAAACTCGCTGCGTTGGCTCATTGGACTACAAACGGCAAAGAGCGGCCATTTTCAGCCGATCGGCTCGAACGGATTCTTCACAAAAGGTCAACCTCGCGCGTATTTCGATCAGCAACCTCTCGAAGCGCAAAGTACAGTGTCGGCCTGCCTGGCTGCCTTTGATGTGACGGACAATGATGAGTGGCATCGTACCGCTATTCGTGTATTCAAGTGGTTTTTAGGATTGAACGATCTGGGGCTTTCACTCTATGATCAGCAAACGGGCGGATGCCGTGACGGTTTACATATTGATAGAGCCAACCAGAACCAGGGGGCAGAATCAACCTTGTCGTACCTGATTGCCCTGGCCGATCTGCAAATGGTCCAGAAAAAAGCGAGAGCCGTAAAGCCTGTTAATGTGGCAATGCCCGTGTTAATGAATGGGTAA
- a CDS encoding GEVED domain-containing protein — translation MPDVYSNRFALKENRFWYELVSLFLIPTWALVAQVAPQPVVQCATETLSPSDRKALEAEAALALRLKRASGSVFTTLTYVPIRPHILRKSDGTGGYSLASLNNVMALTNKYFLQNGAGIQFYFAGTTPDYIDNDALYNQYRQGTDDATVAPYDVANALNQYYVHKFDKDGLGGYAQFPSNSVSSTRTIILDENYDDDMGNRLVPHELGHTFNLLHTFEAAYGYERVTRGSGANCSTAGDLVCDTPADPYGRFTGASASCVTGCPSAFTCTFTDDQNNLYQPSATNIMSYYYPCTHDFTAGQYDRIQAGLAIRQSHTAYTLNAPETSMAAPSNVVATIANGTIVINWQDNSGNEMGYFIERSTSPTTGFIPIGGLAPNTTTFTDVSTTARIQYYYRIKASNTTTGSISPVVSVVAPVCQPDFDDDGCPFAINLKGVTINGAVLSQNSGCSPATTDYYSSFTAVSGTVTAGQSSTVSISKGTTNKMGVAIWIDLNNNGVFETSERLYQMADADFASTVSATLAIPASTTATTVAMRVVGAYAEVPADPCGNYWYGETEDYRLIVNPPCILPVATLSGTTTTITAGQVATLTASLTGNSPFSLTLNVSNGVPSIFTGITSSSYSFTVAPAVSTTYTIGQVAVGCGSGTTSGTAIVTVIPCTVLYTLKAGSWDDPTVWSCNRIPTQTDLVRLGHMVTVPASYMARALKIEYSTSGAITLSTGAQLLFTP, via the coding sequence ATGCCTGATGTATATAGCAACCGTTTTGCGCTGAAGGAGAATCGATTTTGGTATGAGCTGGTTAGCTTATTCCTGATTCCGACTTGGGCATTGGTAGCACAGGTGGCTCCTCAGCCGGTAGTGCAGTGTGCTACCGAAACCCTGTCCCCTTCTGATCGGAAAGCGCTTGAGGCTGAAGCTGCACTTGCACTTCGGTTAAAACGGGCTTCGGGCTCGGTTTTTACCACGTTAACGTATGTACCGATTAGGCCCCATATACTCCGTAAATCGGATGGAACGGGCGGTTACAGTTTGGCAAGCCTGAATAATGTAATGGCGCTTACCAATAAATATTTTCTCCAGAATGGAGCGGGTATTCAATTCTATTTTGCTGGTACCACTCCCGATTATATAGACAATGATGCATTATATAATCAATATCGGCAAGGAACGGATGATGCCACTGTGGCTCCATATGATGTCGCAAATGCATTGAATCAATACTACGTGCATAAATTCGACAAGGACGGATTGGGTGGCTATGCCCAGTTTCCATCTAACAGTGTTAGCTCGACCCGAACCATTATCCTGGATGAAAATTATGATGACGATATGGGCAACCGACTGGTTCCTCATGAGCTTGGGCATACTTTTAATCTGCTACATACGTTTGAAGCTGCTTATGGATACGAACGGGTGACGCGTGGAAGCGGGGCTAATTGCAGTACTGCCGGGGATTTGGTTTGCGACACACCGGCTGATCCATACGGTCGATTCACAGGCGCCAGTGCTTCCTGTGTTACGGGGTGTCCATCAGCGTTCACCTGTACATTTACGGATGACCAGAACAACCTATACCAGCCATCGGCCACAAATATCATGTCGTATTATTACCCCTGTACACATGATTTTACAGCAGGGCAATACGATCGTATTCAGGCTGGGCTGGCGATCCGTCAAAGTCATACAGCGTATACTTTAAATGCGCCCGAAACGAGTATGGCGGCCCCGTCGAATGTAGTTGCTACGATAGCAAATGGTACTATCGTTATCAACTGGCAAGATAATTCGGGTAATGAAATGGGGTATTTTATCGAACGATCTACCTCGCCCACAACTGGGTTCATACCGATAGGCGGCCTGGCTCCCAATACAACAACCTTTACGGATGTATCGACAACAGCGCGTATCCAATACTATTATCGGATTAAAGCTTCTAATACAACTACAGGGAGCATTAGTCCAGTCGTCAGCGTTGTGGCCCCTGTCTGCCAGCCTGACTTTGATGATGATGGTTGTCCATTTGCTATCAATCTAAAGGGGGTTACGATTAATGGTGCTGTTCTAAGTCAGAATTCAGGATGTTCACCCGCCACTACTGATTACTATAGTTCATTTACAGCTGTCAGCGGGACGGTTACCGCAGGGCAATCGTCAACAGTGTCCATCAGCAAAGGAACAACCAATAAAATGGGCGTTGCTATCTGGATTGATTTGAATAACAATGGTGTTTTTGAAACCAGCGAACGGCTCTATCAAATGGCTGATGCCGATTTTGCCAGTACAGTTTCAGCGACTTTGGCAATCCCGGCCAGTACCACGGCCACTACTGTAGCCATGCGTGTTGTTGGGGCTTACGCAGAAGTTCCTGCTGACCCCTGCGGAAATTATTGGTATGGCGAAACAGAAGATTATAGGCTGATCGTAAATCCTCCTTGTATACTCCCAGTTGCTACGCTGAGTGGAACGACAACCACCATTACGGCCGGACAAGTGGCTACACTCACCGCTAGTTTAACCGGTAATTCCCCTTTTTCACTCACGCTCAATGTCAGCAATGGCGTACCGTCCATATTCACGGGTATTACTAGTTCATCATACAGTTTTACAGTTGCTCCAGCGGTGAGTACAACCTACACAATAGGCCAGGTAGCCGTTGGCTGCGGCTCGGGTACCACAAGTGGTACGGCCATTGTAACGGTCATTCCGTGTACTGTGCTATATACCCTTAAAGCTGGCAGTTGGGATGACCCAACCGTTTGGTCGTGTAATCGAATTCCCACGCAAACCGATCTGGTTCGCCTGGGGCATATGGTTACCGTTCCTGCCAGTTATATGGCCAGAGCCTTAAAAATCGAATATTCTACGAGTGGAGCCATCACACTAAGTACCGGAGCTCAACTACTTTTTACACCCTGA
- a CDS encoding efflux RND transporter permease subunit codes for MIWSRISSFILSNRIALIVVVLLGTAFMGYQATNVKLSYELAKVLPVSDPEYQRYEAFKSRFGQDGSVMVLCVETDSMYQLPFFNDWYALSQKIRRIEGIKDVVSNANLFTVIRDDTAHTFRIRPLITRPLTSQSDVDSLRERIAALPFYRNLVSDSTGRAHLMAITFDQKIVNTKNRIALVRKVETIADSFGRRHTLLGPDATVHMSGMPYIRTEFTAKISHELSMFMGLAFLVTGLILFYFFRSITITLVALLVVGIGVIWVTGYIVVFGYDITLLTGLLPPLIIVIGVPNAIFLLNRYHEELNRHRSKHEALQIATEKVGETTFFANITTSIGFFVFYFTGSPLLLQFGLVAAFGIMTTYAVSLILIPIVFSYLPVPSHKQRGHLERRQVSGFLTWVNHIVHHKRAAIYTFISIVTAVAIIGSLQINPIGYVVDDLPKNDPIYKDLKFIESRFKGVMPFEVSIDTKRPGRVLTPQTLTKIKVLEREFSKYNEFTRPLSLVEAVKFFYQSYRGGDPKYFAMPGALELSKLASYAPQLKGAKGTGGGAAFKAYMDTTFRYTRISFQMPDVGTVRTTQLLNTLQPKADSIFNVDRTTGKRVAADEQYEVNITGNSVVFTRGNDYLLKNLAESTVLAVALVSIILIILLRDIRLSLIAIMPSVVPLIVTAGIMGFFGIHLKPSTILIFSIAFGISSDGTIYFITKYRDELRNQKLTLDRAVAETIRYTGISMFYTAMILFAGFAIFAASTFQGTIALGILVSITLLMGMASNLILLPAFLLTVDKRRKQVGIEN; via the coding sequence ATGATCTGGTCCCGAATCTCCTCCTTTATACTATCGAATCGAATCGCGCTGATTGTAGTGGTTTTGCTAGGTACTGCCTTCATGGGGTATCAGGCCACCAACGTTAAACTCTCCTACGAGCTTGCCAAGGTCCTGCCCGTTAGCGATCCAGAATACCAGCGGTACGAAGCCTTCAAATCACGCTTTGGCCAGGACGGCAGCGTTATGGTATTATGCGTCGAAACCGATAGCATGTATCAATTACCTTTCTTTAACGACTGGTATGCATTAAGTCAGAAGATTCGTCGTATAGAGGGAATTAAGGATGTAGTATCGAATGCCAACCTGTTTACAGTCATTCGGGACGATACGGCCCATACGTTTCGCATTCGTCCGTTAATTACCAGGCCACTTACCTCACAATCAGATGTTGACAGTCTTCGTGAGCGCATAGCCGCTTTGCCCTTTTACCGAAACCTGGTCAGTGATAGTACAGGACGTGCCCATTTAATGGCCATCACCTTCGATCAGAAGATTGTCAATACTAAAAATCGGATTGCCCTTGTCCGAAAAGTAGAAACAATTGCCGATTCGTTTGGACGTCGGCATACCCTGCTTGGCCCCGATGCTACCGTCCACATGTCGGGCATGCCCTATATTCGGACCGAGTTTACGGCTAAGATCAGTCATGAATTATCCATGTTCATGGGGCTGGCCTTTCTGGTTACGGGGTTGATTCTCTTCTACTTTTTCCGATCGATTACCATTACCCTGGTCGCTTTATTAGTTGTAGGTATTGGAGTGATTTGGGTAACAGGATACATCGTCGTATTTGGCTACGATATTACGCTACTAACCGGCTTACTGCCCCCACTCATTATTGTAATTGGTGTTCCAAACGCCATTTTCTTACTTAATCGATATCATGAAGAACTTAATCGACACCGTAGTAAGCACGAAGCTCTACAGATAGCCACCGAGAAAGTTGGGGAAACAACGTTTTTCGCCAACATTACCACCAGCATTGGCTTCTTTGTCTTTTATTTTACGGGTAGCCCACTGCTACTCCAGTTTGGCCTGGTAGCGGCTTTTGGCATCATGACTACCTATGCGGTGTCGCTTATTCTGATTCCGATCGTTTTCAGCTACTTACCTGTTCCCTCGCACAAGCAGCGCGGCCATTTGGAACGCCGTCAGGTGAGTGGTTTCCTAACCTGGGTCAACCACATTGTCCATCATAAACGAGCCGCCATCTACACATTTATCAGCATCGTGACGGCTGTTGCCATTATAGGCTCTTTACAGATCAACCCAATCGGTTACGTCGTTGATGATCTACCGAAAAACGACCCCATATACAAAGATCTTAAGTTTATTGAAAGTCGGTTTAAAGGCGTTATGCCATTTGAGGTTAGTATCGATACCAAACGGCCGGGCCGAGTATTGACTCCACAAACGCTGACAAAAATTAAAGTTCTGGAGCGGGAATTCAGTAAATACAATGAGTTTACACGACCTCTATCGCTGGTCGAAGCCGTCAAATTCTTTTACCAGTCCTATCGAGGGGGCGATCCGAAATATTTTGCTATGCCCGGTGCTTTGGAATTGAGTAAATTAGCCAGCTATGCTCCTCAGTTGAAAGGGGCGAAAGGCACAGGCGGTGGTGCTGCCTTTAAAGCGTATATGGATACGACGTTCCGATACACCCGCATCAGTTTTCAGATGCCCGATGTCGGCACCGTTCGCACGACCCAATTGCTCAATACACTACAACCCAAAGCCGACTCCATTTTCAACGTCGACCGAACAACCGGCAAACGGGTAGCCGCCGATGAACAGTATGAGGTGAACATTACGGGCAACAGCGTAGTATTCACCCGTGGTAATGACTATTTGCTAAAAAATCTGGCAGAAAGTACTGTACTGGCGGTGGCACTGGTCTCTATAATCCTGATAATTCTGCTCCGCGATATACGGCTGAGTCTGATTGCCATTATGCCCAGTGTGGTACCTTTGATCGTTACGGCGGGCATAATGGGCTTCTTTGGGATTCATTTAAAACCCTCAACCATCCTTATTTTCAGTATTGCCTTCGGCATATCATCTGACGGGACTATTTATTTTATCACTAAATATCGGGATGAACTTCGAAATCAGAAGCTTACGCTAGACAGGGCTGTTGCCGAAACAATTCGTTACACAGGAATCAGCATGTTTTACACGGCCATGATCCTGTTTGCGGGATTCGCCATTTTTGCGGCTTCCACTTTTCAGGGGACTATTGCCTTGGGCATTCTGGTTTCTATTACGTTGCTGATGGGTATGGCCTCTAATCTAATCCTTTTACCCGCTTTCCTGCTTACTGTTGATAAACGCAGAAAGCAAGTTGGCATTGAAAATTGA
- a CDS encoding DUF4286 family protein translates to MILYNTTYSVATEIADDWVRWMKRFYLPAAIATELPVSYKILRLLTELDNGGTTFSVQLDFTTRADYETYLEHHADTLRQRIQHRFSGQFVSFDTLLQEE, encoded by the coding sequence ATGATTCTATATAATACTACCTATAGCGTTGCTACTGAAATTGCCGACGATTGGGTACGCTGGATGAAGCGGTTCTATTTGCCTGCTGCCATAGCCACTGAACTTCCGGTGAGCTATAAAATTCTTCGTCTGTTGACGGAACTGGATAACGGAGGGACCACATTTTCAGTGCAGCTCGATTTTACCACACGGGCCGACTACGAAACCTACCTGGAACATCATGCGGATACACTACGTCAGCGTATTCAGCATCGATTTAGCGGTCAGTTCGTTTCATTTGATACCCTTCTTCAGGAAGAGTAA
- a CDS encoding cytochrome B, with translation MYSGLLHAHSGLRWIALVLLIAAVGTGISKWQGRGSYTDGNRKLYLFTLISIHTQFILGLILLFISPKVNFSMLSEKLYRFYSVEHTTGMLIAIALITIGYSRSKRATDATTKHRLVGIFYGLGLLLILASIPWPFRIVGAGWF, from the coding sequence ATGTATTCTGGATTACTTCATGCACACTCAGGGCTTCGCTGGATAGCTCTTGTTTTATTGATTGCCGCCGTTGGCACCGGCATTAGCAAATGGCAGGGTCGAGGCAGTTATACCGATGGTAATCGGAAGCTTTATTTGTTTACGCTCATTTCCATACATACCCAATTCATTCTTGGCCTGATCCTCTTGTTTATCAGCCCAAAGGTCAATTTCAGTATGTTAAGTGAGAAACTGTACCGCTTTTATAGTGTCGAACATACAACAGGCATGCTCATTGCCATTGCCCTGATCACCATCGGCTATTCTCGCTCTAAACGAGCCACTGACGCTACAACCAAACACCGGCTGGTTGGCATTTTCTATGGACTTGGCTTACTCCTGATCCTGGCCTCCATTCCCTGGCCTTTCCGTATTGTCGGTGCAGGCTGGTTTTGA
- a CDS encoding C40 family peptidase: protein MMKKVLLAVFCTVSLSIVQAQNVSSVPAVTDVPTVSSEKTSFYEQIPLVNEVLSFAKRHLSIRYRSGGSSTHGFDCSGFTRFCFNKFGISLPHSSAAQGSVGTAVDKDAAQPGDLILFKGHSSGSNRIGHVGLITEVIGDQIKFIHSAWNGGVRYDYLNASYYQRRFMGVRRVAHLLAEK, encoded by the coding sequence ATGATGAAGAAAGTGCTCCTGGCAGTATTTTGTACTGTCTCGCTTAGCATCGTTCAAGCACAGAACGTATCCTCCGTACCTGCCGTAACTGACGTACCCACCGTATCTTCTGAAAAGACAAGCTTTTATGAGCAGATTCCGCTCGTGAATGAGGTGCTAAGTTTTGCCAAACGGCATCTTTCCATTCGGTACCGATCGGGTGGTTCGAGCACGCACGGGTTCGATTGCTCAGGCTTCACCCGGTTTTGCTTCAATAAATTTGGCATTTCCCTCCCCCACTCTAGTGCTGCCCAAGGCTCAGTAGGAACGGCCGTCGATAAAGACGCTGCGCAACCCGGCGATCTGATTCTTTTTAAAGGCCACAGTTCAGGTAGCAATCGGATCGGGCATGTTGGCCTGATTACGGAAGTAATTGGCGATCAGATCAAATTTATTCACTCCGCCTGGAATGGAGGTGTTCGCTATGATTACCTGAATGCCAGCTATTACCAGCGCCGATTCATGGGCGTCCGACGTGTTGCCCACTTATTAGCAGAGAAATAA
- the argB gene encoding acetylglutamate kinase, producing MNTLTVIKIGGNVIDDPAALHRFLTAFTGLSGAKVLIHGGGKVATQVAEKLGIQTTMVEGRRITDQPMLDVVTMVYGGLVNKQVVAKLQSLEVNAIGLTGADGGTVLARKRPVKDIDYGMVGDIEEVDSGQIQFFLRQDLTPVFAPITYNTAGDLLNTNADTMASAIAVDMVKHNQVTLIYCFEKKGVLKDPNDDTSVINELTPSVYADYKAAGTINKGMIPKLDNAFKALESGVSKVIICHADELVLAVNQGAGTTLQL from the coding sequence ATGAATACACTTACTGTTATTAAAATAGGCGGGAATGTCATTGACGACCCGGCTGCTTTACATCGTTTTCTAACGGCTTTTACTGGTTTATCAGGCGCTAAAGTGCTTATTCATGGTGGGGGTAAGGTAGCTACCCAGGTTGCCGAAAAATTAGGTATCCAAACCACTATGGTCGAAGGTCGGCGCATTACTGATCAGCCTATGCTCGACGTCGTGACGATGGTGTATGGCGGTCTGGTCAATAAGCAGGTAGTGGCTAAGCTCCAGTCGCTGGAGGTGAATGCCATTGGCCTAACTGGAGCCGATGGGGGGACTGTTTTAGCCCGGAAGCGACCCGTAAAAGATATTGATTATGGTATGGTTGGCGATATTGAGGAAGTAGATTCGGGGCAGATTCAGTTTTTTCTTCGTCAGGATTTAACGCCGGTTTTTGCCCCCATAACGTACAATACGGCTGGTGACTTGCTCAACACCAACGCGGATACGATGGCTTCGGCTATTGCTGTCGATATGGTTAAGCACAACCAGGTAACACTGATTTACTGCTTTGAGAAAAAAGGGGTGTTGAAAGATCCGAATGACGACACCAGTGTAATTAACGAACTCACCCCCAGTGTATACGCTGACTATAAAGCGGCTGGAACAATCAATAAAGGCATGATTCCGAAACTGGATAATGCCTTTAAAGCCTTGGAAAGTGGAGTTTCGAAAGTGATTATTTGCCATGCCGATGAACTGGTTTTGGCGGTAAATCAGGGAGCAGGAACAACGCTACAGCTTTAA